One part of the Chryseobacterium mulctrae genome encodes these proteins:
- a CDS encoding polysaccharide biosynthesis protein: MQIQNKTLLITGGTGSFGTAVLNRFLQTDHFKEIRIFSRDEKKQDDMRNLYKNDKIKYYIGDVRDFSSIEPATRGVDYIFHAAALKQVPSCEFFPMQAVKTNVEGTQNVIRAAAANKVQKVICLSTDKAAYPINAMGISKAMMEKVAVAESRNLTETVVCLTRYGNVMASRGSVIPLFLNQIQKGEPITITDPNMSRFFMSLEDAVDLVLFAFEHANPGDLFVNKAPAGSIGDLAKALIELTGKEVPVKVIGTRHGEKLYETLCTREEMVKAEDMGDFYRVPADNRDLNYAQYFSEGEEEVAQIEDYHSHNTEQQGVEGLKKLISTLPLIRKEVFGEDVMQYPY; encoded by the coding sequence ATGCAAATTCAAAATAAAACACTTTTGATAACAGGTGGTACTGGTTCATTTGGAACAGCTGTTCTCAACAGGTTTCTACAAACCGACCATTTCAAAGAAATCCGTATTTTTTCTCGTGATGAAAAAAAGCAGGATGATATGAGAAACCTATACAAAAACGATAAAATAAAATACTATATCGGTGATGTACGTGATTTTTCAAGTATTGAACCCGCAACAAGAGGGGTTGATTATATCTTTCACGCTGCTGCTTTGAAACAAGTTCCATCTTGTGAGTTTTTCCCGATGCAGGCTGTAAAAACCAATGTTGAAGGAACACAAAACGTAATTCGTGCAGCTGCGGCTAATAAAGTACAGAAAGTAATCTGTTTGTCAACGGACAAAGCAGCATATCCAATTAATGCAATGGGAATCTCTAAAGCGATGATGGAAAAAGTTGCGGTTGCAGAATCAAGAAACCTTACAGAAACCGTAGTTTGCTTAACCAGATACGGAAATGTAATGGCTTCTAGAGGTTCAGTAATTCCGTTGTTTTTAAATCAGATTCAAAAAGGAGAACCAATTACAATTACCGACCCCAATATGTCGAGGTTTTTCATGTCATTGGAAGATGCAGTAGATTTGGTTTTATTTGCTTTTGAACATGCAAATCCGGGAGACTTGTTTGTTAATAAAGCTCCAGCAGGAAGCATTGGCGATTTGGCTAAAGCTTTAATTGAATTAACAGGAAAAGAGGTTCCTGTAAAAGTAATCGGAACACGTCATGGCGAAAAATTGTACGAAACACTTTGCACTCGTGAAGAAATGGTGAAAGCTGAAGATATGGGAGATTTTTATCGTGTTCCTGCAGATAACAGAGATTTGAATTACGCACAATATTTCTCTGAAGGAGAAGAGGAAGTTGCTCAAATTGAAGATTACCATTCACACAATACCGAGCAGCAAGGAGTTGAAGGTTTAAAAAAATTGATTTCTACTTTGCCTTTAATTCGCAAAGAAGTTTTCGGAGAAGACGTGATGCAGTATCCTTATTAA
- a CDS encoding polysaccharide biosynthesis C-terminal domain-containing protein produces the protein MKKVGITGQNGFVGKHLYNTLGLFPEEFQRIDFSKDYFENDNLLDQFIAQCDVIIHLAAMNRHENEQFIYETNVGLAQKLVDSLKRTGSTAHVMISSSTQEERDNLYGRSKKESRESLANWAEENDGKITGLIIPNVFGAFGKPFYNSFIATFCHQLMNDETPTIENDGEVKLIYVQELVDMMIDEVRRGNSKPEFLIHATATKKVSEVLELLNDYKAKYFDGGKIPAIRDSFEHNLFNTYRSYIDYKTYFPVKFTQHKDPRGAFVEVIRLGIGGQCSFSTTVPDITRGNHYHTRKIERFAVIKGKALIQLRKIDTDEVLDFYLDGDEPAYVDMPIWYTHNIKNIGEEELYTIFWINEAFNPENADTYFLEV, from the coding sequence ATGAAAAAAGTCGGAATTACCGGTCAGAATGGTTTTGTTGGAAAACATTTGTACAATACTTTAGGATTGTTTCCTGAAGAGTTTCAAAGAATTGACTTTAGTAAGGATTATTTTGAAAATGATAATCTTTTGGACCAGTTTATCGCTCAGTGCGATGTAATCATACATCTAGCAGCAATGAATCGCCACGAGAATGAGCAGTTTATCTACGAAACGAATGTAGGGCTGGCTCAGAAATTAGTCGATTCCTTGAAAAGAACCGGTTCAACGGCACATGTAATGATTTCGTCTTCTACTCAGGAAGAAAGAGATAATCTTTATGGTAGATCAAAGAAAGAAAGTAGAGAATCTTTAGCAAATTGGGCAGAAGAAAATGATGGTAAGATAACAGGGTTAATAATTCCAAACGTATTTGGCGCTTTTGGAAAACCTTTTTACAATTCTTTCATTGCTACATTTTGTCATCAATTGATGAACGATGAAACACCTACTATCGAAAATGATGGGGAGGTGAAATTAATTTACGTTCAGGAATTGGTTGACATGATGATTGATGAAGTCAGAAGAGGCAACAGCAAACCCGAATTCTTAATACATGCTACTGCAACTAAAAAAGTTTCAGAGGTTTTGGAATTATTGAATGATTATAAAGCTAAATATTTTGACGGCGGAAAAATTCCCGCAATCAGAGATTCATTTGAACATAATTTATTTAATACTTACAGATCTTATATTGATTATAAAACATATTTTCCTGTCAAATTTACTCAGCATAAAGATCCTCGTGGAGCTTTTGTAGAAGTAATCAGATTGGGTATTGGTGGGCAATGTTCATTCTCAACCACCGTGCCCGATATTACACGTGGAAATCACTATCATACAAGAAAAATCGAAAGATTTGCAGTAATAAAAGGGAAAGCTTTAATCCAATTAAGAAAGATAGATACCGACGAGGTTCTAGATTTTTATCTTGACGGAGACGAGCCTGCGTATGTAGATATGCCGATTTGGTACACCCACAACATTAAAAATATAGGAGAAGAAGAATTGTACACTATTTTCTGGATTAATGAAGCCTTTAACCCTGAAAACGCAGACACATATTTTTTAGAAGTTTAA
- the hisH gene encoding imidazole glycerol phosphate synthase subunit HisH, translated as MITILNYGVGNIQTFINIYKKLGISCNIAKDEGQLKKAEKIILPGVGHFDFAMKKLQESGMVESLNLLVLDSKLPILGVCVGMQMMTTSSEEGERRGLDWVSGEVLKMKNNAKERSYVLPHLGWNTINIIKESPVLNNLDEKDFYFLHSYYVKCSNVENSIATTSYGEEFTSVIQKDNIFGIQCYPEKSHQAGIQFLENFAKI; from the coding sequence ATGATAACTATCTTAAATTACGGGGTCGGAAATATTCAAACTTTTATAAATATTTATAAGAAATTGGGAATATCATGTAATATTGCTAAAGATGAAGGCCAACTTAAAAAAGCAGAAAAAATAATACTTCCTGGGGTTGGTCATTTTGATTTTGCAATGAAAAAGCTACAAGAATCTGGAATGGTTGAATCTTTAAACCTTTTAGTATTAGATTCTAAGCTACCTATCCTTGGTGTTTGTGTAGGTATGCAGATGATGACAACTAGTAGTGAAGAAGGTGAGCGTCGTGGTTTAGATTGGGTTTCAGGGGAAGTTTTGAAAATGAAAAATAATGCTAAAGAGAGATCATATGTACTACCACATTTGGGCTGGAACACTATAAATATAATTAAGGAGTCACCAGTGTTAAACAATTTGGATGAGAAAGATTTTTATTTTCTGCATTCCTATTATGTAAAATGTAGCAATGTAGAGAATAGTATAGCTACAACTTCTTACGGAGAAGAATTTACCTCTGTAATACAAAAAGATAATATTTTTGGTATTCAATGTTATCCTGAAAAAAGTCATCAGGCGGGTATTCAGTTTCTAGAAAATTTCGCAAAAATTTAA
- the rfbC gene encoding dTDP-4-dehydrorhamnose 3,5-epimerase — MKATETKLQGCFILEPTIFEDSRGYFFESYSENKLESILGYKPTFVQDNQSSSSYGVVRGLHMQEGKFAQAKLVRVIEGTVIDVAIDVRPGSSTFGQHVAVELSAENKKQLFIPRGFLHGFSVISETAVFFYKCDNVYDKSSENGVSPTDENLDIDWNIPTDKMIISDKDQKASSFEDFIKKV, encoded by the coding sequence ATGAAAGCTACAGAAACAAAACTGCAAGGTTGTTTCATTTTGGAACCGACAATATTTGAAGATTCAAGAGGATATTTTTTTGAATCTTATAGTGAAAATAAATTGGAAAGTATTTTAGGATATAAACCTACATTTGTTCAGGATAATCAATCAAGCTCATCATACGGAGTGGTTAGAGGTTTGCATATGCAGGAAGGCAAATTTGCTCAGGCAAAATTGGTAAGAGTGATTGAGGGAACAGTGATAGATGTTGCCATTGATGTACGTCCAGGTTCATCTACTTTTGGACAGCATGTCGCTGTAGAACTTTCTGCAGAGAATAAAAAGCAATTATTTATACCAAGAGGATTTTTACATGGCTTTTCTGTAATATCAGAAACTGCAGTTTTTTTCTACAAGTGTGATAACGTTTATGATAAATCTTCTGAAAATGGAGTTTCTCCAACTGACGAAAATTTGGATATAGACTGGAATATACCAACAGATAAAATGATTATTTCAGATAAAGATCAGAAGGCCTCATCTTTTGAAGATTTCATCAAAAAAGTATAA
- the rfbA gene encoding glucose-1-phosphate thymidylyltransferase RfbA: MKGIILAGGSGTRLFPLTIAVSKQLMPVYDKPMIYYPLSTLLLAGIKDILIITTPHDQAGFIKLLGDGSQIGCNIQYVVQPNPDGLAQAFILGDTFIGDDSAALVLGDNIFYGSEMGTLLKNKTNPNGGVVFAYHVADPERYGVVEFDENFKAKSIEEKPENPKSNYAVPGLYFYDNDVVEIAKNIQQSPRGELEITDINNVYLSKDKLEVGVLDRGTAWLDTGTFDSLNDASEFVRVIEKRQDFKIGCIEEVAFRNGFINEEKLLETASKYGKSGYGEYLKKLVII, encoded by the coding sequence ATGAAAGGAATAATATTAGCAGGAGGTTCAGGAACAAGGCTTTTTCCTCTTACCATTGCCGTCAGTAAACAATTGATGCCTGTATATGACAAACCGATGATTTATTATCCTCTATCTACTTTATTGTTGGCGGGTATCAAAGATATTTTAATTATTACCACTCCACACGATCAGGCTGGTTTTATTAAGCTTTTGGGCGACGGTTCACAGATTGGCTGCAACATTCAATATGTTGTACAGCCAAATCCAGACGGTTTAGCACAGGCATTTATTTTAGGAGATACATTTATAGGAGATGATTCTGCGGCTTTAGTTTTAGGAGATAATATCTTCTATGGATCTGAAATGGGAACTTTGCTTAAAAATAAAACCAATCCCAATGGTGGAGTTGTTTTTGCCTATCATGTAGCAGATCCTGAAAGATATGGTGTTGTGGAATTTGATGAAAACTTCAAGGCAAAATCAATCGAAGAAAAGCCGGAAAATCCTAAATCAAATTATGCAGTTCCTGGATTGTATTTTTATGATAATGATGTAGTGGAAATTGCTAAAAATATTCAGCAATCCCCAAGAGGCGAATTAGAAATCACAGATATCAACAATGTGTATTTAAGTAAAGATAAATTGGAAGTTGGAGTTTTAGATAGAGGCACAGCATGGTTAGACACTGGAACTTTTGATTCTCTTAATGATGCTTCAGAATTCGTAAGGGTTATTGAAAAAAGACAGGATTTCAAAATCGGATGCATTGAAGAAGTCGCTTTCAGAAACGGCTTCATTAATGAAGAAAAACTGCTCGAAACAGCTTCGAAGTATGGAAAAAGTGGATATGGTGAGTATCTAAAAAAGCTAGTTATAATTTAA
- a CDS encoding AglZ/HisF2 family acetamidino modification protein: MLKPRLIPSLLIEDGLLVKTINFKSPKYVGDPINTVKIFNEKQVDELCVFDISATKLNIEPNYQLIQDIASQSNMPICYGGGIKTSEQALKIFKLGIEKIALGSVLFTNLDIIDEIAAQVGSQSVVVVLDVRKRLIGGYDLYLQNGTVNTKIDLIAFLKKIDSYPYGELIINSIDRDGTFKGYDFDLARKIYNYVSRPITILGGASSLDDIKSLFKEFRIIGAAAGSLFIFKGKYKAVLINYPSKEDKEKLITK, translated from the coding sequence ATGTTGAAGCCACGCTTAATACCTAGTTTATTGATTGAAGATGGGTTATTAGTAAAAACAATCAACTTTAAATCACCAAAATATGTAGGAGATCCTATCAATACGGTGAAAATTTTCAACGAAAAGCAAGTTGATGAACTTTGTGTTTTTGATATAAGCGCAACAAAACTAAATATAGAACCAAACTATCAATTAATTCAAGATATTGCTTCTCAGTCAAATATGCCAATTTGCTACGGTGGAGGAATAAAAACTTCAGAGCAAGCATTGAAAATTTTCAAACTGGGAATAGAAAAAATTGCTTTGGGAAGCGTTCTATTTACCAACTTAGATATTATTGATGAGATAGCAGCTCAAGTAGGAAGTCAAAGTGTTGTTGTTGTTTTAGATGTTAGAAAGCGTCTGATTGGCGGATATGACTTATATTTGCAAAATGGGACTGTAAATACAAAAATAGATTTGATTGCTTTTCTAAAAAAAATTGATTCATATCCATATGGTGAGCTCATCATCAATTCAATTGATAGAGATGGAACATTTAAAGGATATGATTTTGATCTGGCTCGAAAAATATATAATTACGTATCAAGACCTATAACTATTTTAGGGGGAGCAAGCTCATTAGATGATATAAAGAGTCTTTTTAAAGAATTTAGAATTATTGGAGCTGCTGCAGGTAGCTTATTTATATTCAAAGGAAAATATAAAGCGGTACTCATCAATTATCCAAGTAAAGAAGATAAAGAAAAATTAATTACAAAATAA
- the rfbB gene encoding dTDP-glucose 4,6-dehydratase, producing the protein MKNIIITGGAGFIGSHVVREFVKNNPDSTIINLDVLTYAGNLENLKDIEDEPNYVFEKADITKPEELRKVFEKYDPDAVIHLAAESHVDRSITDPMAFINTNVNGTANLLNLCKEFWTLNLDHTHGRFPNEKRTNLFYHVSTDEVYGSLGETGFFLETTAYDPQSPYSASKAASDHLVRAYGNTYGMPFIISNCSNNYGPNHFPEKLIPLCIFNIINEKPLPIYGDGKYTRDWLFVIDHAKAIHQIFNEAKTGETYNIGGFNEWQNIDLVKELIKQMDEKLGNPEGHSEKLITYVKDRPGHDKRYAIDANKLSNDLGWKPSVTFEQGLRKTIDWFLENKEWLENVTSGEYQKYYDGQYNN; encoded by the coding sequence ATGAAAAACATAATCATTACAGGCGGAGCAGGATTTATCGGCTCACATGTAGTCCGAGAATTTGTAAAGAACAATCCCGATTCTACCATCATTAATCTTGATGTTTTAACGTATGCGGGAAATCTTGAGAACTTAAAAGATATTGAAGACGAGCCCAATTATGTTTTCGAAAAAGCGGACATTACAAAACCTGAAGAATTAAGAAAGGTTTTTGAAAAATACGATCCGGATGCAGTTATACATTTAGCTGCAGAAAGCCATGTTGACAGAAGCATCACAGATCCGATGGCATTCATCAATACCAACGTTAATGGTACTGCGAATCTTCTTAATCTTTGCAAAGAATTCTGGACATTAAACCTAGATCACACGCATGGAAGATTCCCTAACGAAAAAAGAACGAATTTGTTTTATCATGTTTCCACGGACGAAGTGTATGGAAGCTTAGGTGAAACAGGATTTTTCTTAGAAACCACTGCTTACGATCCACAGTCACCATACTCTGCTTCAAAGGCAGCTTCGGATCATTTGGTAAGAGCTTATGGAAACACGTATGGAATGCCTTTTATCATATCAAACTGTTCAAACAACTACGGACCCAATCATTTCCCTGAGAAACTGATTCCACTTTGTATTTTTAATATCATCAATGAAAAACCATTGCCGATTTACGGTGACGGAAAATATACAAGAGACTGGTTATTCGTGATCGATCATGCAAAGGCAATTCACCAGATTTTCAATGAAGCTAAAACCGGAGAAACATACAACATCGGAGGTTTCAATGAGTGGCAAAATATTGATCTGGTAAAAGAACTGATCAAACAGATGGATGAAAAACTTGGAAATCCTGAAGGTCATTCAGAAAAACTGATTACATATGTAAAAGATAGACCTGGACACGACAAACGGTATGCGATCGATGCTAATAAACTGAGTAATGATTTAGGTTGGAAGCCTTCCGTAACTTTTGAACAGGGTTTAAGAAAAACCATTGATTGGTTCCTTGAAAATAAAGAATGGCTGGAAAATGTGACTTCCGGAGAATATCAGAAATACTACGACGGACAATACAATAATTAA
- a CDS encoding WxcM-like domain-containing protein: protein MILEGRKHSDERGIITSNNDFDASIIKRIYTIENHSNEFIRGWQGHKIEQRWFACMKGSFEISVIEVDDFTNPSKDLTIQKYVLTDDVLTYLHIPSGCITAIQSKEQGSKMLILADYGLGEINDEYRYNLYYFK from the coding sequence ATGATTTTAGAAGGTAGAAAACATAGTGATGAGCGCGGAATTATTACTTCTAATAACGATTTTGATGCTTCAATCATAAAAAGAATCTATACCATAGAAAATCATTCAAATGAATTTATTCGTGGTTGGCAAGGTCACAAAATTGAACAAAGATGGTTTGCCTGCATGAAAGGAAGCTTTGAAATTTCTGTTATTGAGGTTGATGATTTTACAAATCCTTCAAAAGATTTAACAATTCAGAAATATGTTTTGACAGATGATGTCTTAACTTACCTCCATATTCCTTCGGGTTGCATTACAGCAATTCAATCCAAAGAACAAGGGAGTAAAATGTTGATTTTAGCCGATTATGGTTTGGGAGAAATCAATGATGAATACAGATATAATTTATATTATTTTAAATAA